AAGAGGCGAGCTGAACCTGCGTCGCATAGAATATGTGACATCACTCTGACATGAACTGAATATATGACCTCATCTCAAAGGACGAACTATCTTTTGCCATATTCGGAGCGCACTTTCGTCAATAAAAGAAGACCTTTGCTAATCGAGCGGAGGACATACATTTTTTACCGAGAGAATTTGTAGGAGCGAGCTGGATTCAAATATCGACCTCGCCTCACGTTTGTAATCTCCTCTTGCACTTCGAGTTTTTTCTAATACAAATGAGATTTTTGACCTACTTTTGTCCCTTAATCATCTTAATCACCTCTTAATCATATACCCAACTCACACTTCAACAATGATGATTATGGACATAACTGaagatgtatatttttgtaGTGTTGTCTATCAGTTCGTGAAGCAATACATTAGGTAGCATATATGTGTCCTAGAAAGATGGATTAATAtgggaaaagaaagaagatataTTCTTGAAGACAAATGGATGTTTTCTatcaaccaaaatatttttgaagagtAAGTTTTCCATTAAAAAATTTGGTTACAAAAGCTTGGAAGAACTTGAGGAGTAAGTTTAGATTTGCTATATAAAGAAGACATGCCTCATGAAGTAAATATGTCTCTgcagaaaaagaaaattgagaGATCTTTGTTTGTTGCTTGTGTGATCAAGCTTTTTGTGTTACTGCTATGCGTGAGGTGATGACTTAGTTGTTGACGTATTTCCAGATATTTGGAAGATTGAAGTCTAGACCCAGAGGGAGTTTATCTCAGGATTAGGTGATCCTAATAAATTGAAGTCCTCTACGGTGAGTTTTAGCTTTGACTTTTGTTATCTTAAAGAATCATTGTAATGGAAAATGGCAGTACTTCAGTAGGGTTGTGCATGTTGTATGCGTAGCGAGTTAGTGTATTCGCTTTCTTGTTATAGTGAATTCgaaaaaagaaacttatgtCTTGTTTATTTTCTGCACTTTACTCTGACCGTATCATTCACACTTTCAATTGGTATCATAGCGGGTCACCTAAGTCATTGGTGAGATCCTAAAGGGTGATGACATAAACTGGTTCATGAAGAAGGACACGGTTTTTGAATCAAAATTGATGGAGGCATATCAAGAGGGAACGTATATGACAAGACCACAATGTCTTGATTCATCCATTACATGTATTGGAACGTTATTATGCAAGTCTTTATCAGTGGTCTTGATGAGGACTGTTGGAGTTCTATTGAAGCTGGTTGGAGCCATCCATCCGGTGATGATAAGGTTGAAATTCTTAAGCCAAGAGATCAATGAAGAGAGTTTCAAGTTGCAATTATAATGCCAAGACTACATTTTATAATGTGATTGATGCAAGCTACTTCAAGTTTATTTCTCAACGCACATTAACTCAAAAGGCGTGGAAGACAATAGAGAATATGTTTGAAGGTACTACAAGTGTCAAACAAACTAAGCTAGATATCTTAACATCTAGATTTGAGAATCTAAAGATTGATGAAGAGGAAACTTTGGCTCAGTTTAGTGTTAAGTTGTGTGACATATTTAATGAATGTTTTGCGcttagaaaaaaatacaaagacaagaAGTTGGTGAAGAATCTGAAGAAATCGTTGCTGTCAAAGTTTGAGTCAaagatttttgttgttgatgaagcttATAATCTGGATGAGTCGTCTGTTGATGAGTTTGTTGGAATTCTTCAAACTTTTTAGTTAAGCAAGTCATATAGAGATGAAgataagaaagaagaaaatccATATGGAATTGTTCTAAAGGTTCATTTTCTGAAGTTCCTACGGCGTGCTGTCAAAATGTTTTTGCTAAGTATCAGAAGCAAAAGCAAGGCATGAAGGAGAATGGAAGAAGAGGTGACTTGGGAAAGTCATCATCTAAGATATAATGCTTTTGAGTGCAAGGTATTTGGACGTGTTCGCTCTGAATGTGTAGATTTACAGaagcaaaagaagaagagagacgcCAAGAATGACTCTGGAAGTGATTACGATGATGGTTAGCAGCTTAAGAATTTTGTGGCGTTCCCAACCTTGAAGTCAAGCTCTCTAACAAAATTTGTTTCATGATCTGCGTGAGCGTTAGAATGTGCATCTGAAAGTGATGGTGATGGTGTTGATGGAAGTATGGATTATGTAGAGCTTGCTGAGAACTATGAAAGATTGTATGAGAATTAGCTAAAGATGATTGAGGCGAATTCAATGCCGGTTAAGGAGAAAGTCAAGCTAGAATTTAAGGTTTTTGAAGCACTTAAATgtgctttagaaataaaataaaaaggcacGAAAGGTTAGTACTTAACTTTCATAAACACATAAGAGTTTGAGGATGCTGAATAATGGGACGAAGCAACTTGATTATCTTCTAAGCATTGGGAAAGGTGATCGATGTAGTCTTGGATTTCAAGGGAATCTTATAAAGCTGAAGGTGTTTTCGTATCAGCAGGAAAAATTGAGGTTGTAGTATCATCTACTACAAAGCGAGTGGTTAAGATATATGCAGGGAAAGCATCACACAAAAGACTGATGAGAAAACTGTGACTGATTAGAAAACTGCGACTACTACAAGTAATTCTACATCGACTGCTTCGGGTAAATTTTCTGACCGTAAGAGCGCATCTCAAGAAAGTTTTGACCTATTTTTCATCGTTGTGAAGTTTGTTGGCATATTAGACCAAGatatttcaaaatgtttagGGAGAAGAATTAGATGGAGCAGTCTTATCATATGATGTTTCAAAGTCCAATATGTTATTCTTGTGGAGTTCAAAGACATGTTCGATGTGATTGTTTCAAGTTTTTTCAAAGAGCTAATCATGGAGGGATTAGGTTCAAGAATACATGGTATAGGAGATTGATCACTATGGAAATGGTTCAATGGGATTTCATCATCAGTTTGAAGGGTGGCAATCTTCTATTAGTTTTTGACCATAATGTGTATCATAGGGGGAAGATTGAAGATGAGGATTTCTATCTAGAGGTGATGAGTTCacataaatagtcaaaaacAGGAAAATTGAAGATGCATATATATGTAGTGTTTGTATAAGTTCACGAAGTACTATAGGAGGGTGGCAATCTTCAGTTTGAAGGGTGGCAATCTTCTATTAGTTTTTGACCATAATGTGTATCATAGGGGGAAGATTGAAGATGAGGATTTCTATCTAGAGGTGATGAGTTCACATACATAGTCAAAAACAGGAAAATTGAAGATGCATATATATGTAGTGTTTGTATAAGTTCACGAAGTACTATAGGAGGGTGGCAATCTTCAGTTTGAAGGGTGGCAATCTTCTATTAGTTTTTGACCATAATGTGTATCATAGGGGGAAGATTGAAGATGAGGATTTCTATCTAGAGGTGATGAGTTCACATACATAgtcaaaaacagaaaattgaAGATGTATATGTATGTAGTGTTTGTATCAGTTCACGAAGTACTATAGGAGGTAGTAGATGACAGTGTCATGAAGAAGGAGCTATATAGGAGTTCGTGTTTTGTGATGTGGTTCGGCTTGCTAAGCTtggaaaaggaaagaagatATGTTATTGAACATAAATAGATGTTTTCTATTAAGCAAAAGAGAGTTTACTTAAATAGTAAGTTTTtcattaaagaaaaagaaaagttattTAAAGTTTCTTGAAAGAACTTGTGGAGTAAGTTTAGGTTTGCTATACAAAGAGGACTCGCCTCATGAAATAAAGGTGTCTTtgcagaaaaaaagaaaattgagaTATCTTTGTTTGTTGTTTCTGTGATTAACCTTTTGGTGACACTTCTCTTCGTTAGGTGCTTACGTAGTTGTTGACGTATTTCTTGAGATTTAGAAGATTGaagttgatatcactcaaattaccctaaggagtgatttactctctcaaataagagttgtagtacttagggatcgaatccacaaggagttagggcacacaatagatctaAATTGTTTATGATTAAGATaggtaaataatgtaaataataaatggcAGGGTGAACAAGGCATTTGTTCAGTTGGTTGGTTTTGAGGTTTGTAAACAATATGAGAAAGCATTAGACTTAGattttctattcaggtaatgaTGATTATAATAGTATAAAAGCTAGGGTTGTACattggatattctagaactcaaactaaataataatctATCAACTTCTGTTTGTTTAGAGTGTCTATTGTCTAGATCTCAACTATCGTTTGTTGAtcttgagaaagtgtcgatcgataccatcTATGGAtagtcgatcgatacacctttcagaaCGCCGATAGGGTTGTCGATCAATGTACTTTGCAGCAAGCTTTAGCGAGCGGGTTTGAATTATGTTCACTAGGTTTCCTAAATCCACTTGTGTTtatttctagcaatcctagcacaataTCAATCAGTTCTGGTGAAATACCAAGCTTTCGCTTACGCCTAATTATCCTAGTATCAGGGTTCTAGTTAACTACTTTAGTACACAAGCAATAAGATCAACTCAATTGATGGATATCACTAACAACTCAGAAATTCtatatttggggctaatccttcataatcctatttgaaccctaaacctaataagttgaactactcagacatagcaaagcaattcataacaagatataaataaaactgcatagaatattTAAGATATGTCTTGACTTGGGTTTTAAGCCGGCTGAAAACCTAGATGGGttttgcgcgcttcgctgtcgatcgacggcacagggtgtgcgtcgatcgatgtttgtcTCTAATCGTTGACTTTAAGATATGTTCGATGGTCAGCTACGAGTTTCTTCCAAAACACTCATGAACCTGTAAATGTGCTAAAAAGACtccaatatataataaatagttcttaaacacctatataccacgGCTAAAAATGGTAAAGTCTATGGTATATCAGAAGTCTAGAGACAACGAGAGTTTAACTCGTGGTTAGGTGATCATGATAAATTGAAGTTTAGACTCGAGGGTGAATTTTAGCTTTGAATTgaattatcttaaaaatattttgtaagaacAAAGATGGTATTTCATGAGGATTGCGCATATGTTATATGTGTTAGCAATTagtgtatttattttattattctagtcaatttgaaaagaaaaatttatattttgtttattaattttctgCATTTAACTTTAACTTCATCGGCGGTTCAGTGATAGCTGGTCGTTATAgcatacttttaaaataaaacgaCCAGCTATTACTGAACTGCAAGGATTTTAATCCTTGTTTTGCAATGATCACTCCCTTCACTCCTGGCATTTTAATCCTTGTTTTGAACATCAATTGGAAGAGgatcttatgttttaatattgaTTGTTGGGATTCATTAAGACTGCGACAGAGACTGCGACAGAGACTGCGTCAAAGAATCCGTCAGGAAATTCGTCAGAATTTGGTGACGGAAATAAAAAAAGATCGCATAATTTAAACTAAGATAAGGACGTCATATTAGGAAAGGGAAATATCACTTTTATGGAGTTATGGAAGTTGATAGAATCTTTGAAATATTACTTTCATTGTTTATGGAAGTTGGAagtattttggaaatattcttTATAGGTTTTATGGGAAGGGGCGAATGCCCTAATCCAACTAGGTTAATGTAATTGACtcctactatatatatatatatatatatatttttttttttaacgtcaaacggccattctattactcaggcttgaggtggtctgggtaaccagaccggaatagaacaaccaatgaaaagtaactCCCTATTGGaggatctagcagtcttagctaaaaaatctgaaaattgaTTCTGCGTTCGTGGGACATGAGTAATGCTGAACTCCGGGAAGCATATCCGTAGCGTCTCGATCTTCTCCAATTCtgtcgcaaagcttggccaagcaTGAGGTTCCTCTAGCATAGCAATCAGGTCCTTACAATCCGTCCCAAAGCTCTGACATGTTGATTGctgaagcatattctccattgccCACTGTAGTGTTTCAACTTCCGAGTGCAAGGCTGATTCACGTCGAGTAATATTTTTTAACCCCATAAGCTGAGCCTTCCCCCTACTGTCCATCCacacccatccacatccactaaagtTGGCCGATGCtatccaagatccatctaacagGCATATGTTGcccaagcttatgacttggGGGATCACCATATTGTTTCCTTGTGGCACTGGTTGTATCACTTCATTCGCCTCAAACCAGGCTCgacattcactctctgcatatcGAACTAACTCCAAAGGATCTCTATCTATCCCCCTGAATAGTTTTTCATTCCTAGCCTTCCAtatataccaaattatccagggataaggatccctgtCTTGTTCCGGCTCAATAATAGagtttttcctccaaaatagaTAATCCATGTTCGTGTAGATGCTTGATACTGGAAATACCTCTGGGCCTGTTGGGGTTGCTGATAGGCTCCAAACTTGTAGCGCTGGCGGGCATTCAAAGATGGCATGAGTTACAGATTCTTCTAATTCTCCACACCTCGGGCAGTAATTATCACATCTCATATTGCGTCTTGCTAAATTCCTTGTTACTGCCACGTGCCCAGTCAACaactgccatataagatgacgtATCTTCGTAGGCGCCTTCAGCTTCCAAGCAAAAGCTTGAAGATTGGTGATACTTGGCTCCAAAACCTCCTGTTCCTCCTCCACCTTTAATAAGTTCCGCgccacccaatatccagatttaactgtGTATTGTCCGTTTCTTGTGTAGCTCCAACAGAAGGAGTCGCGGCGATGAGATGAGCTTATGGCTAAACTCCTTATAAGCTGTATATCGTCCATGTTGACATAGCTCTCCAAAAGCCGAACATCCCATTCCTTCGATGTCTGATTAATGAGATCGCTAACTCTCATGTTGGGGTGCATAACAGGCGCAACAGGAGCCGCCGGTCTTGATGGGATCGTTGGGATCCAcggatcctcccacaccttAACATCATATCCTGAGTGAATCTTCAGTCTGATTCCCAGTAGTAGCAACTTCCTTGCAGCAGAGATGCTATTCCACACATACGATGGGTTATTGGTAGAGTTTACTCTCAGCGGAGAACTTAATCTGTAGTATCTTCCCCTCAAGACCCGGGCAACCAATGAATCTGGGAACTGAACCAACCTCCATAATTGTTTTGCCAACAATGCCAGATTaaactcatggatcatacgaAACCCAATCCCACCTTCCTCTCTTGGTGCACACACCTTTTCCCATTTCGCCCAGTGTATTCCTCTCTTTGGGGGATTCGAGCTCCACCAGAAGCGTGCAATGGCACTAGCTAAgttttcacatatctccaaagggagcaggaaaGTAGACATTACATAAGTCGGGAGAGCTAACAAAATCGATTTTATCAAtacttcctttcctccttttgaaAGCCACCTACCCGTCCATCCATTTACCCTGTGCATTAACTTATCCTTAAGGAAAGCAAACAATTTGCACTTGGAGCCGCTTATGTCTTCTGGAATACCCAAGTAGGTTCCCATCCCTCCTTCATTTTGTATTCCCAGTGCATCTTTGACCTCTTGTCTGGTAGTTGCATTAACtcgcttaccaaagagtaaggacgATTTATCAAAGTTGATACACTGGCCAGATGCTTTACCATATATCCTaactactttcattacttcttcacattcacggggctccgccttacaaaagaaaaggctatcatcagcaaagagaaggtgggataccgaGGGGCACGCACGTGTGAcacgcatccccgttatcttcccttgattctctgcatgattgagaaggctagcgagcgcttccgtgcatagaataaaaatgaaaggagacaaaggatctccttgtcttAGGCCCCTACCAGGCACAATATTTCCTCTTGGCTGGCCATTTATAAGCACCTTGTATTTTACCGACGTAATGCATCTCATTATCCAGGTTATCCAAATCTCTGAGAAGCCCATTTTACGCATGACAGCTTCAATAAACGACCACTCCATTCTATCATACGCTTTGCTCATGTCCGTCTTAATGGCCATCCTTTTACTGCGTCCACTTGGCTTGGTTCTCAATGCGTGAAACATTTCTTGAGCAATCATAATGTTGTCTGAGATCTGCCTcccagcaacaaaggctgactgggttTCCGAAATCAATCCTGGTAGCACTTTCTTTAAtctctggcataagaccttCGAGATTATCTTATAGCTGAcattacacagact
This genomic stretch from Brassica napus cultivar Da-Ae unplaced genomic scaffold, Da-Ae ScsIHWf_2336;HRSCAF=3015, whole genome shotgun sequence harbors:
- the LOC125600636 gene encoding uncharacterized protein LOC125600636 — translated: MNESLTAPVTEWEVKLALFAMHPEKAPGPDGMTALFYQKFWDIVKEDLTLMVNKFLVEGTVVNGLNDTNICLIPKTTKPNDMAQFRPISLCNVSYKIISKVLCQRLKKVLPGLISETQSAFVAGRQISDNIMIAQEMFHALRTKPSGRSKRMAIKTDMSKAYDRMEWSFIEAVMRKMGFSEIWITWIMRCITSRVNATTRQEVKDALGIQNEGGMGTYLGIPEDISGSKCKLFAFLKDKLMHRVNGWTGRWLSKGGKEVLIKSILLALPTYVMSTFLLPLEICENLASAIARFWWSSNPPKRGIHWAKWEKVCAPREEGGIGFRMIHEFNLALLAKQLWRLVQFPDSLVARVLRGRYYRLSSPLRVNSTNNPSYVWNSISAARKLLLLGIRLKIHSGYDVKVWEDPWIPTIPSRPAAPVAPVMHPNMRVSDLINQTSKEWDVRLLESYVNMDDIQLIRSLAISSSHRRDSFCWSYTRNGQYTVKSGYWVARNLLKVEEEQEVLEPSITNLQAFAWKLKAPTKIRHLIWQLLTGHVAVTRNLARRNMRCDNYCPRCGELEESVTHAIFECPPALQVWSLSATPTGPEVFPVSSIYTNMDYLFWRKNSIIEPEQDRDPYPWIIWYIWKARNEKLFRGIDRDPLELVRYAESECRAWFEANEVIQPVPQGNNMVIPQVISLGNICLLDGSWIASANFSGCGWVWMDSRGKAQLMGLKNITRRESALHSEVETLQWAMENMLQQSTCQSFGTDCKDLIAMLEEPHAWPSFATELEKIETLRICFPEFSITHTRVESETSYGLSSSSSGSSESDLSRTPTPSPTMSVLIKGLVDASVLYSDDARGRGCGGRSGQKLVTLAPQVTNAFGPSSFDETSL